A single genomic interval of Prunus dulcis chromosome 5, ALMONDv2, whole genome shotgun sequence harbors:
- the LOC117628157 gene encoding uncharacterized protein LOC117628157, translating into MPGPGPHLMYAMGTGLALTTLSNGRFSPHHTLFYTINAFFGPDIGSFSEWLDSILGFGFGSKLADLIHHPFYYVLFAGLPLCLLYSWVSRVLLRRRLLDSFSRVPLTRKQCWFLVSAGSFSHFFLDHLFEENGHSKMYTWILSTGWWKGRAPVNPDAVVVVGLLCIVLIGGFIYINRVKPHKSINKQSYQSVTLISIVAILYCLWCASQIHWVNPRRPAVGEEADLGVLVFLAIYFFLPHLLCILSMHPIDLQAEQLPL; encoded by the exons ATGCCAGGCCCTGGTCCGCACCTCATGTACGCCATGGGCACTGGCCTGGCTCTGACCACTCTCAGCAATGGCAGGTTCAGCCCCCACCACACCCTCTTCTACACCATCAACGCCTTCTTTGGCCCTGACATCGGATCCTTCTCTGAGTGGCTCGACTCCATCCTCGGCTTCGGCTTCGGCTCCAAGCTAGCCGACTTAATCCACCATCCCTTTTACTATGTTCTCTTTGCGGGTCTTCCTCTGTGTTTGCTGTACTCTTGGGTCTCTAGAGTTTTGCTTCGGAGACGGCTTCTTGATTCGTTTTCTCGG GTGCCCCTTACTAGGAAGCAGTGCTGGTTCTTGGTGTCAGCTGGTTCTTTTTCACACTTTTTCCTTGACCACTTGTTTGAG GAGAATGGGCATTCAAAAATGTATACTTGGATTTTGAGCACTGGTTGGTGGAAGGGCCGGGCACCGGTTAACCCAGATGCTGTTGTTGTAGTTGGCCTTTTATGCATTGTCTTAATCGGCGGCTTTATTTACATCAACAG GGTTAAGCCTCACAAGTCTATTAATAAGCAATCATATCAATCAGTGACACTGATTTCCATTGTAGCAATCCTGTATTGCTTATGGTGTGCAAGCCAAATACACTGGGTTAATCCTCGTCGGCCAGCAGTTGGTGAAGAGGCTGATCTTGGGGTTCTTGTGTTTCTAGCCATTTACTTCTTTCTTCCTCACCTTTTGTGTATATTGTCCATGCACCCTATAGATCTTCAAGCAGAGCAACTTCCACTGTAA